The Natronoarchaeum mannanilyticum nucleotide sequence AAGAGCCAGGCCCGACTTGCCGACGAGTATCCCGTCGTCGCGATGGATCTGAGCGGCCACGGCGACTCCGACGACGTCGACGCCGATCCCGGCTATTCGACGCTGTCGATGTACGCCGACGACGTGATCGCGGTCGCCCGCGAGGTCGACGCCGACGCGCTGGTCGGCAACTCGCTGGGCGGCGCCGTCCTGCTCCACGTCGCGCTCGAACGCGACTACGAACCGAGTGCGCTCGCGCTTGCGGGCACCGGCGCAAGACTCTCGGTGCTGGATGATCTGCTCGACTGGCTCGACGACGACTTCGAGCGCGCGATCGAGTTCCTCCACGGCCCTGACAGACTGTTTCACGACCCGGCCGAAGAACTTCTCGAGGCGTCGAGCGCGATGTTTCGCGAAACCGGGCAGGACGTCGTGCGCCGGGACTTCCGGACGGTCCACGAGTTCGACGTTCGCGACGAACTCCACCGCGTCGACGCGCCCGCTCTGGCGGTCTGCGGAGCGAACGACCAGCTGACGCCGCCGTGGTTCCACGAGTACCTCGCCGAGAACCTTCCCGACGCCGCCTACGCCGTGATCGAGGACGCCGCTCACCTGTCGATGCTCGAACGACCCGAGGCGTTCAACCGCGTGCTACGGCGGTTCGTCGAAGGGGTGGAAGAGAACGGGACGATCGAGTAGCGTCCGGGGACCGATCCCTACTTTTCGAGTACTTGCTCTTTCCGAACGCTCTTGTTCGCGCGAACTGACAGTCGACGCATGTCGACCGCTCGACTCGATCTCGACGACGTCCGGCGGCGCGTTCCCACGCTGTCGCTGATCGACGACCGAACGATTCGGGAGGAAACTGCGCGGCTCACCGCCGACGCCCCCGACTACTTCTGGCGCGTCCCGGCCTCCGTATCCGACTACCACCATCCGATCTGTCGCGAAGAGCGCGGGCTGTGGGTCCACACGCTCATGCTGTCGACCGTGATCGACCGCCTCGCCGATTCGTACGTCGGGCAGGGCAAACTCGAGGCGGCGGACGTCGATCTCGCGCACGCCGCTGCGATTCTCCACGACCAGCGCAAGAACGGCTCGGCCGAGAACCCCCAGCACTCGGCGACGCAGGACCACGAACTTCGAATGGCCGACGTCGCGTACGAATCGGATCTCCCCGACCGCGTCGGCGACGCGATCAAGAGCCACATGGGGCCGTGGTACGACGGACCGGCGCCGGCGTCGCCGCTCGCCGATCTGGTCCACACGGCCGACATGATCGCGTCGACCGAGACCATCACGCCGGCGGTCGCGGCGCCGATCCCCGAGGAGCTCTCGCAGTTCGATCTCCGGGCAGCGGATCTCGGATAGCCGCCCGCCCCAGACAGTTCACGCTGGTACGTCGCGCCTGCGCGCTCAGTACAGATCCTCTAACTCCTCGGCGTGGTGGCTGTGTTCCTCGGCGGGGTACTCCCCGCTCTCGACCGCGTCCCTGTACCCCGCCACCGCGCGCTCGATCTCGCCTCGAACGTCGCCGAACTGCTCGGCAAAGGGCGGCGCGCGCTCGCTCAGGCCGACGACGTCGTTGTACACGAGCACCTGTCCGTCGACTTCGGGACCGGCGCCGATACCGATCGTCGGAATCGACAGTTCCTCGGTGACGCGGGCGGCCAGATTCGAGGGGACGTGCTCCAGTACGAGCGAGAACGCGCCGGCGTCTTCGTGCGCGTGCGCGAGATCGATGATTTCCTTTGCGGACTCCTCGTCGGTTCCCTGGCGGGTGTATCCGCCCAGTTCGTTGACGCGCTGTGGCGTCAAGCCGAGGTGGGCCATCACCGGGATGCCGAGTCGGACGAGGTGCTCGGTCAGCTCGACGGTGTGGGGCCCGCTCTCGATCTTCACCGCGTCGGCGTCGGCCTCTTTGAGCATTCGCCCGGCGTTCTCGACGCTCGCTTCGCGGCTCGTCCCGACGCTCAGGAACGGCATGTCGGCGATCACCAGCGCCTTCTCGGTCCCGCGGGCGACCGCGGCGGTGCGGCTGGCCATCTCGTCGACGGTGACCGGGAGCGTCGAGTCGTGGCCCAACACCGCGTTCCCCATGCTGTCGCCGACCAGAATCGCGTCGATCCCCGCGTCGTCGATCACCGACGCCGTCGGCGCGTCGTAAGCGGTCAGCATCGTGATCGGGTCCTCGCCCGCCTTCGCGCGGACGTCCCGCACCGTCGTAGGCATGTCCGGACGTTGAGCCCCGGACGACATAGAACCACGGATCGGCGGGCTTTATTTCGGCGCCGCGACAACCGACGCGCATGATCGACGTTCGCGACGCGCTGGCCGCCGCGCTGGCGATCGGCATCGGACTCGCCGCCGTCGTGGCGCCGGGCGCGGTGCTCCGCCTGCAGTTCGCGGTCTACGGCGCCGACACCGGACGCCACGGCGAGTACGGCGGCGATCGAG carries:
- a CDS encoding alpha/beta hydrolase, which gives rise to MNEVTQHGRSTAYRRFDRDAEGPTLLFVHGSGGSSAVWKSQARLADEYPVVAMDLSGHGDSDDVDADPGYSTLSMYADDVIAVAREVDADALVGNSLGGAVLLHVALERDYEPSALALAGTGARLSVLDDLLDWLDDDFERAIEFLHGPDRLFHDPAEELLEASSAMFRETGQDVVRRDFRTVHEFDVRDELHRVDAPALAVCGANDQLTPPWFHEYLAENLPDAAYAVIEDAAHLSMLERPEAFNRVLRRFVEGVEENGTIE
- a CDS encoding HDIG domain-containing metalloprotein, translating into MSTARLDLDDVRRRVPTLSLIDDRTIREETARLTADAPDYFWRVPASVSDYHHPICREERGLWVHTLMLSTVIDRLADSYVGQGKLEAADVDLAHAAAILHDQRKNGSAENPQHSATQDHELRMADVAYESDLPDRVGDAIKSHMGPWYDGPAPASPLADLVHTADMIASTETITPAVAAPIPEELSQFDLRAADLG
- the panB gene encoding 3-methyl-2-oxobutanoate hydroxymethyltransferase produces the protein MPTTVRDVRAKAGEDPITMLTAYDAPTASVIDDAGIDAILVGDSMGNAVLGHDSTLPVTVDEMASRTAAVARGTEKALVIADMPFLSVGTSREASVENAGRMLKEADADAVKIESGPHTVELTEHLVRLGIPVMAHLGLTPQRVNELGGYTRQGTDEESAKEIIDLAHAHEDAGAFSLVLEHVPSNLAARVTEELSIPTIGIGAGPEVDGQVLVYNDVVGLSERAPPFAEQFGDVRGEIERAVAGYRDAVESGEYPAEEHSHHAEELEDLY